In a genomic window of Curtobacterium sp. MCBD17_035:
- a CDS encoding replication-associated recombination protein A — protein MAADRSVTGVQSAPGVGQGAAPLAVRMRPTSLDEVAGQGHLLGRGSPLVSLASGADDRPGGVSVILWGPPGTGKTTIAQAIARSSGRAFVELSAVTAGVKDVREVMERALAHRDLYGSTTVLFLDEIHRFSKAQQDALLPGVENGWVVLIAATTENPSFSVIAPLLSRSLLLTLRPLSDADLGTLVDRAVEDPRGLAGTVVLGDEARAALVRLASGDARRALTALEAAAQSAIAASDDHETVPVVTAETIAAAVDRALLRYDRQGDEHYDVISAFIKSIRGSDVDAALHYLARMIEAGEDPRFIARRVIISASEDIGMADPQALPIAVAAAQAVQLIGMPEGRIPLAEAVVYLATAPKSNAAYTGIDAAIADVRAGRMGVVPTHLRDAHYPGAKRLGHGKGYVYAHDAEHGVARQQYLPDVLEGTEYYSPTTNGNEREVGPRLDRLRRIIRGS, from the coding sequence ATGGCAGCGGACCGGTCGGTGACGGGCGTGCAGAGCGCGCCGGGCGTCGGTCAAGGCGCGGCGCCGCTCGCCGTGCGCATGCGGCCGACGAGCCTCGACGAGGTCGCCGGGCAGGGGCACCTGCTCGGGCGCGGATCACCCCTCGTGTCCCTGGCGTCCGGAGCGGACGACCGTCCCGGTGGCGTCTCGGTCATCCTCTGGGGCCCACCGGGCACCGGCAAGACCACCATCGCGCAGGCCATCGCCCGTTCTTCCGGTCGGGCCTTCGTCGAACTGAGCGCCGTCACCGCAGGCGTCAAGGACGTGCGCGAGGTGATGGAGCGCGCCCTCGCCCACCGCGATCTCTACGGCTCGACCACCGTCCTGTTCCTCGACGAGATCCACCGGTTCAGCAAGGCCCAGCAGGACGCCCTGCTGCCGGGGGTCGAGAACGGCTGGGTCGTCCTCATCGCCGCGACGACCGAGAACCCCTCGTTCTCGGTCATCGCGCCCCTGCTCTCCCGGTCGTTGCTCCTGACACTGCGCCCGCTGTCCGACGCGGACCTCGGGACCCTGGTCGACCGCGCCGTGGAGGATCCTCGTGGACTGGCCGGGACCGTCGTCCTCGGTGACGAGGCCCGTGCGGCGCTCGTCCGACTCGCCTCGGGTGACGCCCGCCGTGCCCTGACCGCCCTCGAGGCGGCCGCGCAGTCGGCGATCGCGGCGTCGGACGACCACGAGACCGTGCCGGTCGTCACGGCCGAGACGATCGCGGCCGCGGTGGACCGCGCGCTCCTGCGGTACGACCGGCAGGGGGACGAGCACTACGACGTCATCAGCGCGTTCATCAAGTCGATCCGTGGCAGCGACGTCGATGCCGCGCTGCACTACCTGGCCCGCATGATCGAGGCGGGCGAGGACCCGCGGTTCATCGCGCGCCGGGTGATCATCTCGGCGTCCGAGGACATCGGGATGGCCGATCCCCAGGCGCTCCCGATCGCGGTCGCCGCAGCCCAGGCCGTGCAGCTGATCGGGATGCCCGAGGGCCGCATCCCCCTCGCCGAGGCGGTGGTCTACCTCGCCACCGCACCCAAGTCGAACGCCGCGTACACCGGCATCGACGCGGCGATCGCCGATGTCCGGGCGGGCCGGATGGGAGTCGTCCCCACCCACCTGCGCGACGCGCACTACCCCGGTGCGAAGCGGCTCGGCCACGGCAAGGGGTACGTCTACGCGCACGACGCCGAGCACGGGGTGGCGCGACAGCAGTACCTCCCCGACGTCCTCGAGGGCACCGAGTACTACAGCCCCACGACGAACGGGAACGAGCGCGAGGTCGGACCGCGACTCGACCGACTGCGGCGCATCATCCGCGGATCCTGA
- a CDS encoding peptidylprolyl isomerase, whose protein sequence is MAPRNQGRDAREARDRLRLYQARQGLHDRRRRRRRRDDLVALVALVVVAALATGSQLVHDERTTASASASASASASATSTPTPSASATAADTGNVPSASIAKASTWTGRLTLNKTVTLDIELDGKAAPQSTSVLVDLIRKQFYDGTSCHRLSVTKGAQFIQCGSANGDGTGDAGFEYGPLENVPADGDYPTGTIAMARSSSQYSQNTQFLITYGDTHLDGSTGGYTVVGKVTAGLPRLRKTITSKGIGTAGSDGTGAPKVPTTITGATIAIER, encoded by the coding sequence GTGGCACCGAGGAACCAGGGCAGGGATGCCAGGGAGGCGCGCGACCGCCTCCGTCTGTACCAGGCGCGCCAGGGCCTCCACGACCGGCGACGCCGGAGGCGGCGGCGGGACGACCTCGTCGCACTCGTCGCACTCGTCGTCGTCGCGGCACTCGCCACGGGCTCACAGCTCGTGCACGACGAGCGGACGACGGCCTCCGCATCGGCATCGGCATCGGCATCGGCATCCGCCACGAGCACGCCGACCCCGTCCGCCAGCGCCACCGCGGCGGACACCGGGAACGTGCCGAGCGCGTCCATCGCGAAGGCCTCGACCTGGACCGGCAGGCTCACGCTCAACAAGACGGTCACGTTGGACATCGAACTCGACGGGAAGGCCGCACCCCAGTCGACGAGCGTCCTGGTCGACCTCATCCGCAAGCAGTTCTACGACGGCACGTCCTGCCACCGGCTCAGCGTCACGAAGGGGGCACAGTTCATCCAGTGCGGCTCCGCCAACGGCGACGGCACCGGGGACGCCGGGTTCGAGTACGGACCGCTCGAGAACGTGCCCGCGGACGGCGACTACCCGACCGGCACGATCGCCATGGCCAGGAGCAGCTCGCAGTACTCCCAGAACACGCAGTTCTTAATCACCTACGGCGACACGCACCTCGACGGCTCGACCGGCGGCTACACGGTCGTCGGCAAGGTGACCGCGGGGCTCCCCCGGCTCCGGAAGACGATCACGTCGAAGGGGATCGGCACCGCCGGCAGCGACGGTACCGGTGCGCCGAAGGTCCCCACGACCATCACGGGCGCGACCATCGCCATCGAGCGGTGA
- the rpsD gene encoding 30S ribosomal protein S4 yields MSTKSRSRSKTRLSRALGIPLTPKAARYLEKRPYGPGEHGRTRRKADSDYAVRLREKQRLRAQYGIREKQLRIVFEEARKSKGLTGESLVELLEERLDALVLRAGFARTTAQARQLVVHRHILVDGKLVDRPSFRVKPGQLIHVKQRSESLEPFQVAAAGGHLDVLPKVPGYLEVEIDKLQARLVRRPKRAEVPVTCEVQLVVEYYAAR; encoded by the coding sequence GTGTCTACCAAGTCACGATCCCGCAGCAAGACCCGCCTGTCGCGCGCGCTCGGCATCCCGCTGACGCCGAAGGCGGCCCGTTACCTCGAGAAGCGCCCCTACGGGCCGGGTGAGCACGGTCGCACCCGCCGCAAGGCCGACAGCGACTACGCCGTCCGCCTCCGTGAGAAGCAGCGTCTGCGTGCCCAGTACGGCATCCGCGAGAAGCAGCTCCGCATCGTCTTCGAAGAGGCCCGCAAGTCGAAGGGCCTGACGGGTGAGAGCCTCGTCGAGCTCCTCGAGGAGCGTCTCGACGCGCTCGTCCTCCGCGCCGGCTTCGCCCGGACCACCGCGCAGGCACGCCAGCTCGTCGTGCACCGCCACATCCTGGTCGACGGCAAGCTCGTCGACCGTCCCTCGTTCCGCGTCAAGCCGGGGCAGCTGATCCACGTCAAGCAGCGCTCCGAGTCGCTCGAGCCGTTCCAGGTCGCCGCCGCCGGTGGTCACCTGGACGTCCTCCCGAAGGTGCCCGGGTACCTCGAGGTCGAGATCGACAAGCTCCAGGCCCGCCTCGTGCGTCGCCCGAAGCGCGCCGAGGTCCCCGTGACCTGCGAGGTCCAGCTGGTCGTCGAGTACTACGCCGCCCGCTGA
- a CDS encoding DUF349 domain-containing protein encodes MGPDEATSWGRVDETGTVYVRYGDDERAVGEYPDAAPEEALAYYARKYADLEGQVRIAEQRAQRGASASDIGRTVEHLRTALADARVVGDIQALERRVDVLGEQVGSLGREQAEQAEQALTDALAYRRGLVEEAEALAAVDPARAQWKQITTQLDDVFARWQRHQHDGPRIPKNEGNELWKRFRTARSTVDQHRRAFYADLDAQHREARSRKQELVDQAEALATRGSDGIPAYRQLLEDWKHAGRAGKRYDDALWSRFKAAGDVLFAQKHDEVARESEEYTANLDAKLALLTEAEPLLQETDRVAARRRLTDIQRRWDEIGRVPRDRVRSVEDRMRAIESHVRGLEDEHWRESDPERKARSAGLASQLEDAIGKLQAELNDAEASGDTARIKAAQEALDARRIWLDALGS; translated from the coding sequence GTGGGACCTGACGAAGCAACGAGCTGGGGGCGAGTCGACGAGACCGGGACGGTGTACGTCCGGTACGGCGACGACGAGCGTGCGGTCGGTGAGTACCCCGACGCCGCCCCGGAGGAAGCCCTCGCCTACTACGCCCGGAAGTACGCCGACCTCGAGGGTCAGGTGCGGATCGCCGAGCAGCGCGCGCAGCGCGGCGCTTCGGCGTCGGACATCGGCCGGACGGTCGAGCACCTCCGCACGGCGCTCGCCGACGCTCGGGTCGTCGGCGACATCCAGGCCCTCGAGCGGCGCGTGGACGTCCTCGGCGAGCAGGTCGGCTCCCTCGGTCGTGAGCAGGCCGAACAGGCCGAGCAGGCCCTGACCGACGCGCTGGCGTACCGACGGGGCCTCGTCGAGGAAGCCGAGGCACTGGCGGCGGTGGATCCGGCACGGGCGCAGTGGAAGCAGATCACCACGCAGCTCGACGACGTCTTCGCCCGGTGGCAGCGGCACCAGCACGATGGTCCGCGGATCCCGAAGAACGAGGGCAACGAGCTGTGGAAGCGGTTCCGCACCGCCCGTTCCACCGTCGACCAGCACCGCCGTGCCTTCTACGCCGACCTCGACGCGCAGCACCGCGAGGCACGGTCCCGCAAGCAAGAGCTCGTCGACCAGGCCGAGGCGCTCGCGACCCGCGGCTCGGACGGCATCCCCGCGTACCGCCAACTGCTCGAGGACTGGAAGCACGCCGGCCGCGCGGGCAAGCGGTACGACGACGCACTGTGGAGCCGGTTCAAGGCCGCGGGTGACGTCCTCTTCGCGCAGAAGCACGACGAGGTCGCCCGCGAGTCCGAGGAGTACACGGCGAACCTCGACGCGAAGCTCGCGCTGCTGACCGAGGCCGAGCCCCTGCTCCAGGAGACCGACCGGGTCGCGGCACGCCGACGCCTGACCGACATCCAGCGCCGGTGGGACGAGATCGGTCGCGTGCCGCGCGACCGCGTCCGCAGTGTCGAGGACCGCATGCGTGCGATCGAGTCGCACGTCCGCGGGCTCGAGGACGAGCACTGGCGCGAGTCGGACCCCGAGCGCAAGGCCCGGTCCGCCGGGCTCGCGAGCCAGCTCGAGGACGCCATCGGCAAGCTCCAGGCCGAGCTGAACGACGCCGAGGCCTCGGGTGACACCGCTCGGATCAAGGCCGCGCAGGAGGCCCTGGACGCCAGGAGGATCTGGCTGGACGCACTGGGATCGTGA